GTTTTCCGCATCCTCGTGCGGCACTCCGGGCATTTGGCCGAAGCGtggagaggcggcgcagcttcagCACTTGGAGCAGGTCAGCCTGCCGCCACAGGAGATGTCGCGCCCCTCCCTCGAGGAAAGGCAAGCCAATTCCAAAGTAATGTCGAACGAGGACTCGATGCAGCACAGCTACGGCTCAATAGGATTCACCCAAGGCACTGCAGAGCGGGCGAAGCGGCAGACAAGTTCGCAGCTGGTGGGGCCGACAGTACCGGTGCTGACGATGGGGTCTGGAGCGCCGCCAGCCACACTTTGCGCGGAGAAGGCAGCTGAGGGGGCCCTTGAACACCGCCGAGTAGAGATGGACGGAGTTAGCATTTTTTTCAAAGCAGCACGGTTCCGCGTGCTGGAGGTGATACCAGTGCTCTTCAACCGTCTCGCTGCGGCAGAGAAACGACTCACCCGCTACGAGCGCAACAAGCTTCAGGTGAACTCGCACAACGTAGCGCTGGTAGTGGTGCTGCAAGACATGCAGGTGATTGGAGTGTCTCGCGTATAcgtggtggctgctgtgcATCTCATCTGGCAGCGGATCAACGCGCAGCTATGGCAGGCGCATCAACTTCTCCGCGTCGTGGAAGAGCTTAAGCACAAGTACTCCAAGGCCTACGTGGACCTCGTCTACCCAAGTGGCCGAGGCTCCATGGTGTACGACAGCGCGATCACCCAGCCGCCCAGCGTCATCGATACCCCGCTACTGCGAGAGGGAACGCGGCGCCACATGCAGGACGACGTCGTACCTCAGCCTCCGTTAGTAACGCCACtaccgctgcagctgccgcgcacgcCTCCTGCACGGCGTCAAAGCATGGTACCCAGCCGCACTACTACTGACGCCTCCGACCTGGCAGGAGACAGCGGCTGTAGCAGCTTCTTCAAAGCCATCGCGACCGATCGCATGCCCGGTCGGTACGCGAGTGTGTGCTCTGCCGCTACTTCATTCCCCGCAACGGCCGTCACATGCATTATCGGCGGCGACTTTAACTCGGAGCGCAGCGGACCGGTTATGGAGTACCTGCGCACCGGCAGAGTGCCGGGCGGGACGGAGGTGATGGAGTACTGGCGAGCGCCGCAGTTGGAGTCGCCGGTGCCGGTCGACCACACGGATAGGCGGGTCACTGGTGAGGCGACCGGCAGAGACGCGGTGAATGCGCCGCACCCCACCTCTCAACTCCCACCAAGGGTGCCTCCACCAACACTGTCTGGTGTGCTCAGCGCCGCGAGACAGGAGCTGATCAGCCCCTACCCACGCCACTCTAAGGACTCCCCCTTATCTTCAATGGGCTCGCCGCCCTCGatgctggtgcgccgcgcGACCCAGTCTCCACCCCCCAGCGCCGAGGGCACCACTGTTAGTGGTGCAGCGACCGGCGGGAGGTCAGGGGAAGGCCTCTGCCGCCTTCAACCATGCACCCCGCTTAGCAAGCGGCCATCCAATCCTTACCCTATCCGCGTCTCGGACGGGGCACTATCCACGTTCAATGAAGCAGCCGATCCACTGCTCAGAAGGCAAGACAGTGCAACGGATTtaaccgccgccgcctcgacATCCCTGCGAAAGTCTGGCGGCGCGCAGAGTCGACAGCCCGCCAAAGAGGCCCTCGACTTCAACCGTGGATGCCCCTCCCCTACTCCATCGTCGTTCACCAATGACTTTGTCAACACGCCGAGCTGCGATGATGGTGGTGACAGAAGCCCTCCAACGGTGGCCGCGACGCCACTGAAGTATATGCTGTGTTCCGTACCGCCGAGGGTTGCTCGTTGTGGCAGCTTGGACGCTCAgtcaccactgccgcgtCCCTCACGGTTGACGAAGACGAGTGCTACTGTAGGTACTGCCTCCCCAGCCTCCGCACTACAGACCTTGTCATCTGCGTTGCAGGAAGGAGACTGCGCTGTCTGTCCCGTAAACCACTGCTCCTGTGCACGGCGACGCATCTCACCGGACATCAACACCGAGAGTAGTACGCTGGACCACTCCGGTAGTCACAGTGTCAGCGAGAACGGGAGCGTGTTGAGCACTGCACTCGCAACGAGCTGCACGATGCGACTCGCCGAGCACACTCGCCACGACACGCTAAGTCTGGAGTTCGGCGAGCCTGACtgggaggacgaggagagtCGCGGCCGGACCCCCATATCAGACCAGGCAACCGACGGTACATCCTCGGTGCAGCCAAGCCCCTCTCAAGGTCACATGGCAGGGTGGGGTGATGCGAGCGGGGTCGTAGAGAAGGCCGAGGGGAACGAAAAGCGGCGTTATCGCATCCATAAGATGGCAAGCCTCGCAGATGCGAACGGCATCAGCAGGGGTAGGGACTCTTCAATGGGCATGAACTTGGGACCGAGGTTGAATGAGCCCCCGTTCTCCTCCTACAGCGACATGACGACGCCGGCTTGCCCGCGATCACGCCCGAAGCGGCAGCCCGCTGGAGCCACCCCCGGTGCCAGGACACCACACCCTGTTTCGCCCCAAGTGGTGCGTCATTTTCCCTTGCAGGAgtcgccgcagccgctctcAGAGACAGAGTACGATACCACGTTCTTCAACGTGTCTACCTCCTCACCGCCGACGTCCCTCATGTACCTGCCTTTCCTCATCTCCGACAGCGCCAACACCCCGACCAGCCTGCCAGTGTCTCTCATTGACGACGTGATGCATGCGATCCGCTTGAGTGACGCCTATGCCCCGTACTGCTACCGCCATCCCTCGAGTGTTTCAGCGGTGAACCCGTCCACGAATGGGGAGGGTAGGGTACTCGACCACATACTATACGAGGATGAGCACGTGGTGTGCGGCGGGGTGTTACGGCTGggcgagctgcaggagattCCAAACGCACGAGTGCCGAGCGACCACTACATGATCGGGAGTGTGCTGATCCCCACCCAGGAGTTGCACTGGGCTTGAGGCGCGGTTGGCAGTTTATGCGGGAGGATGACGGCAGAGTgcaggaaaggagaagcgcTACATATGGGTaggtgcctgtgtgtgtgtgtgtgtgtgggcaaCGCGGAGCAAAGCTTTTATTTTTATTTTTATTTGTACTCGCTCCCTATTCTCTGTTTCTCGCACATCCACCCCTCTCGTCAATTAGCTGGCTCCCTTTCACTTCTGCGAAGACGCTATAcacacaccgagagagagagagacattGCCGCAGACGAACCCATAGGCACGCCTATGCACCACAATGTACACAACCGACTCACTGcatgcaccgccaccgacccacgcacacgctcccATACAAGCTATAAACAATCCCCTCACCAGGGCTGACATACAGAAGAACAGAGGAAGCGATGATCATCtcgttctccctctccttttcttttccttctttgaGTGGGAATGGCGTGCTGATGGTGGGTACGgagcaacgaggaggagatgcggaAGACCACGTTGAGGTGAcaggtgcgtgcgtgcgtgcgtgtgtgtgagtatGTGTGTTCTTTGTCTTTCCTGTACTTCTTTCTGTGTCGTGCCTTCTGTTTTTGCTTACTTTGTTTCCCCATATATGTGCTGAGTGTCCTCTCTCGACTCCCCCCCGTTGGTGTCACACTATGTATGCATttatatgtatgtatatgcGCCTATGTGTTCGACCAAGTCGACTTGGAATTCAACTTTGGtttcgcttctttctctgtctccctccttttttaTTCGCTTTCCTGTAGTTGCCCACTTTGCTGCTATGGAGGGATATGCGAATGATGGTGTTACTGTACTTGCTGTTGTGAGGCAATTGGTCACTCTGTAACATGTACTGCTATGATTTGCTCGCTTCG
This window of the Leishmania braziliensis MHOM/BR/75/M2904 WGS CADA00000000 data, contig 51, whole genome shotgun sequence genome carries:
- a CDS encoding endonuclease/exonuclease/phosphatase-like protein, with the protein product MEGHHVVITDPDGTPRCTPLTRPSKAAAVLSPGPPTLFGIPCSSERKSSSASITATLTGATTCSGDASARRGMASGATSSSTDVDRGNGPHHLPPLTEPCSSRRSSRCDSSVGVSRFSASSCGTPGIWPKRGEAAQLQHLEQVSLPPQEMSRPSLEERQANSKVMSNEDSMQHSYGSIGFTQGTAERAKRQTSSQLVGPTVPVLTMGSGAPPATLCAEKAAEGALEHRRVEMDGVSIFFKAARFRVLEVIPVLFNRLAAAEKRLTRYERNKLQVNSHNVALVVVLQDMQVIGVSRVYVVAAVHLIWQRINAQLWQAHQLLRVVEELKHKYSKAYVDLVYPSGRGSMVYDSAITQPPSVIDTPLLREGTRRHMQDDVVPQPPLVTPLPLQLPRTPPARRQSMVPSRTTTDASDLAGDSGCSSFFKAIATDRMPGRYASVCSAATSFPATAVTCIIGGDFNSERSGPVMEYLRTGRVPGGTEVMEYWRAPQLESPVPVDHTDRRVTGEATGRDAVNAPHPTSQLPPRVPPPTLSGVLSAARQELISPYPRHSKDSPLSSMGSPPSMLVRRATQSPPPSAEGTTVSGAATGGRSGEGLCRLQPCTPLSKRPSNPYPIRVSDGALSTFNEAADPLLRRQDSATDLTAAASTSLRKSGGAQSRQPAKEALDFNRGCPSPTPSSFTNDFVNTPSCDDGGDRSPPTVAATPLKYMLCSVPPRVARCGSLDAQSPLPRPSRLTKTSATVGTASPASALQTLSSALQEGDCAVCPVNHCSCARRRISPDINTESSTLDHSGSHSVSENGSVLSTALATSCTMRLAEHTRHDTLSLEFGEPDWEDEESRGRTPISDQATDGTSSVQPSPSQGHMAGWGDASGVVEKAEGNEKRRYRIHKMASLADANGISRGRDSSMGMNLGPRLNEPPFSSYSDMTTPACPRSRPKRQPAGATPGARTPHPVSPQVVRHFPLQESPQPLSETEYDTTFFNVSTSSPPTSLMYLPFLISDSANTPTSLPVSLIDDVMHAIRLSDAYAPYCYRHPSSVSAVNPSTNGEGRVLDHILYEDEHVVCGGVLRLGELQEIPNARVPSDHYMIGSVLIPTQELHWA